One window of the Panulirus ornatus isolate Po-2019 chromosome 12, ASM3632096v1, whole genome shotgun sequence genome contains the following:
- the LOC139751873 gene encoding E3 ubiquitin-protein ligase TRIM71-like isoform X1: MPWARMASAYPGGLGSAKERLDGLGPAGLGGLGGGGLGGLGVAVSMASGRSSGDGLSLGNNSSGGICPLCLGGLEEARVLPCLHAICGPCFDSLLVGTTLACPTCHREINLDQPLDALNPPVFLPSILDMVSADDDITNPPPPSSMVSPSASHVNSREQLLPLPLLHNELASNCRNPYLCASCDDRQAATSRCRDCNEALCDSCVRAHQRVRLTKDHFIIRMPNEDGNGAIGVAGNGNGGGTVRSHFPDDNSHTSLNLASPPPAIPSHSSPRPSVIYCNLHEGEVIRLYCEMCNTAICRECTLRDHRGHSFIYLQDAAESSRSVTMKLLTDARTGIRAIEDSIGVTKRMVDRVDLRAQAVASDVRTTTRRHISALEDRERKLLHKVERIRQVKGKTLQDQIDDLSNALARLTHTVDTLGSSVDSANHLELLQTRDKVLAEMNELRQIKAHLSPHEDDNILFTPPDNSLYQAIGSMGYISSSGYAPNSIAVGNGLKQAVRGKLATFLVQGKDHLADQRLVGGDQVIVTLHGPDGIAFKADVQDRGNGSYLVTYRPQLEGQHMIAVLMRGMHIQGSPYTVQVKSGRSYANVGPVLLTIGGEGEGDGQLCRPWGVCCDKDGYIIIADRSNNRIQVFSPDGSFHHCFGTAGSRPGQFDRPAGVAADQMGRIIVADKDNHRIQVFTFDGSFLFKFGEKGSKNGQFNYPWDVATNAEGHIAVSDTRNHRVQIFRHDGTFLNKYGFEGALWKHFDSPRGVCFNPEGHIVVTDFNNHRLLVIHPDFQSARFLGNEGSASGQFLRPQGIAIDQEGHIVVADSRNHRIQVFHPNGNFMCKFGMPGSAPGQLDRPSGICISPDGYIIVVDFGNNRVQVF; the protein is encoded by the coding sequence GATGGCGAGTGCATACCCAGGTGGGCTGGGCAGCGCTAAGGAGCGGCTGGATGGGCTGGGGCCAGCCGgactgggtgggttgggtggaggcGGGTTGGGCGGGCTGGGCGTGGCGGTGTCGATGGCTAGTGGAAGGTCCAGTGGAGATGGGTTGAGTTTGGGCAATAATAGCAGTGGTGGAATATGTCCTCTTTGTTTAGGAGGACTTGAGGAGGCTCGTGTGTTGCCTTGCCTTCATGCTATTTGTGGCCCGTGTTTTGACTCTCTTCTAGTGGGCACCACACTAGCATGCCCCACATGTCACCGTGAAATCAATCTTGATCAGCCCCTTGATGCACTAAATCCTCCAGTCTTCCTACCTTCAATTCTTGACATGGTGTCAGCAGATGATGACATTACCAACCCTCCACCCCCATCCAGCATGGTTAGCCCCTCTGCATCGCATGTGAACAGTCGTGAGCAGCTGCTTCCACTACCACTCCTTCATAACGAGCTGGCTAGTAATTGTCGAAATCCTTATCTGTGTGCAAGCTGTGATGATAGGCAGGCAGCCACCTCCCGCTGCCGAGATTGTAACGAAGCCCTCTGTGACTCGTGTGTCCGTGCTCATCAGCGTGTTCGTCTCACTAAAGACCATTTCATTATTCGAATGCCAAACGAAGATGGCAATGGTGCTATTGGCGTTGCTGGTAATGGGAATGGGGGTGGAACAGTTCGCTCCCATTTTCCAGATGACAACTCCCATACATCTCTTAatcttgcctctcctcctccagccattCCTTCACATTCCTCTCCACGCCCTTCTGTTATTTATTGCAACTTGCATGAAGGGGAGGTGATTCGATTGTACTGCGAAATGTGCAATACTGCCATTTGTCGGGAGTGTACTCTACGTGATCATCGTGGGCATTCTTTCATTTATCTCCAAGATGCTGCAGAGAGCTCCCGCTCTGTTACGATGAAGCTACTCACTGATGCCCGAACTGGGATCCGTGCTATCGAAGACAGTATTGGTGTTACTAAACGTATGGTGGACCGTGTAGATCTTCGAGCTCAAGCTGTAGCAAGTGATGTTCGCACAACAACACGTCGCCATATATCTGCATTAGAAGATCGGGAACGAAAATTGTTACACAAAGTAGAAAGAATCCGTCAAGTTAAAGGTAAAACACTTCAGGACCAAATTGATGATTTAAGCAATGCTCTTGCAAGGCTTACCCACACTGTTGATACTCTTGGCTCTTCTGTTGACTCGGCCAACCACTTAGAACTCCTTCAAACACGAGATAAAGTTTTGGCTGAAATGAATGAATTAAGGCAAATTAAAGCCCATCTAAGCCCTCATGAAGATGATAATATTCTGTTCACTCCCCCTGATAATTCTCTTTACCAGGCTATTGGCTCAAtgggttatatttcttcctcaggATACGCTCCAAATTCTATTGCTGTTGGAAATGGACTGAAACAAGCAGTAAGAGGGAAATTAGCCACTTTtttagtgcaaggaaaagatcaTCTTGCAGACCAGAGacttgttggtggtgaccagGTGATTGTAACTCTTCATGGCCCTGATGGAATAGCTTTTAAGGCTGATGTTCAAGACCGAGGTAATGGTTCATACTTGGTGACCTATCGACCACAGTTGGAAGGCCAGCATATGATTGCTGTGCTTATGCGTGGAATGCATATACAGGGATCCCCATATACTGTACAAGTAAAATCTGGTCGAAGTTATGCCAATGTGGGCCCTGTACTTCTCACCATAGGAGGCGAAGGAGAGGGCGATGGTCAGTTATGCCGTCCATGGGGAGTGTGCTGTGATAAAGATGGGTATATCATCATTGCTGACCGTAGTAACAACCGTATACAAGTTTTCAGTCCGGATGGCAGCTTTCACCACTGCTTTGGAACTGCTGGCTCACGACCAGGACAGTTTGATAGACCTGCTGGTGTGGCAGCAGATCAAATGGGAAGAATTATTGTGGCTGATAAGGATAATCATCGTATTCAAGTGTTTACTTTCGATGGATCCTTTCTATTCAAGTTTGGTGAGAAGGGTAGCAAAAATGGACAATTCAATTATCCCTGGGATGTTGCAACCAATGCAGAAGGTCATATTGCAGTCTCTGATACCCGAAATCACCGTGTCCAGATCTTTCGACATGATGGCACATTTTTGAATAAGTATGGGTTTGAGGGTGCACTTTGGAAACACTTCGACTCACCACGTGGTGTTTGCTTCAACCCTGAAGGTCACATTGTTGTCACAGACTTCAATAATCATCGACTTCTTGTGATTCATCCAGATTTTCAGTCGGCCAGGTTTCTTGGAAATGAAGGTTCAGCATCAGGACAGTTCTTGAGACCACAAGGTATAGCTATTGATCAGGAAGGACACATTGTTGTGGCAGATTCTCGAAATCACCGCATTCAAGTATTCCATCCCAATGGTAATTTCATGTGCAAGTTTGGAATGCCTGGATCTGCACCAGGGCAGCTTGACCGCCCTAGTGGAATCTGCATTTCTCCAGATGGTTACATCATTGTGGTGGACTTTGGTAACAACCGGGTGCAGGTGTTCTGA
- the LOC139751873 gene encoding E3 ubiquitin-protein ligase TRIM71-like isoform X2 — protein MASAYPGGLGSAKERLDGLGPAGLGGLGGGGLGGLGVAVSMASGRSSGDGLSLGNNSSGGICPLCLGGLEEARVLPCLHAICGPCFDSLLVGTTLACPTCHREINLDQPLDALNPPVFLPSILDMVSADDDITNPPPPSSMVSPSASHVNSREQLLPLPLLHNELASNCRNPYLCASCDDRQAATSRCRDCNEALCDSCVRAHQRVRLTKDHFIIRMPNEDGNGAIGVAGNGNGGGTVRSHFPDDNSHTSLNLASPPPAIPSHSSPRPSVIYCNLHEGEVIRLYCEMCNTAICRECTLRDHRGHSFIYLQDAAESSRSVTMKLLTDARTGIRAIEDSIGVTKRMVDRVDLRAQAVASDVRTTTRRHISALEDRERKLLHKVERIRQVKGKTLQDQIDDLSNALARLTHTVDTLGSSVDSANHLELLQTRDKVLAEMNELRQIKAHLSPHEDDNILFTPPDNSLYQAIGSMGYISSSGYAPNSIAVGNGLKQAVRGKLATFLVQGKDHLADQRLVGGDQVIVTLHGPDGIAFKADVQDRGNGSYLVTYRPQLEGQHMIAVLMRGMHIQGSPYTVQVKSGRSYANVGPVLLTIGGEGEGDGQLCRPWGVCCDKDGYIIIADRSNNRIQVFSPDGSFHHCFGTAGSRPGQFDRPAGVAADQMGRIIVADKDNHRIQVFTFDGSFLFKFGEKGSKNGQFNYPWDVATNAEGHIAVSDTRNHRVQIFRHDGTFLNKYGFEGALWKHFDSPRGVCFNPEGHIVVTDFNNHRLLVIHPDFQSARFLGNEGSASGQFLRPQGIAIDQEGHIVVADSRNHRIQVFHPNGNFMCKFGMPGSAPGQLDRPSGICISPDGYIIVVDFGNNRVQVF, from the coding sequence ATGGCGAGTGCATACCCAGGTGGGCTGGGCAGCGCTAAGGAGCGGCTGGATGGGCTGGGGCCAGCCGgactgggtgggttgggtggaggcGGGTTGGGCGGGCTGGGCGTGGCGGTGTCGATGGCTAGTGGAAGGTCCAGTGGAGATGGGTTGAGTTTGGGCAATAATAGCAGTGGTGGAATATGTCCTCTTTGTTTAGGAGGACTTGAGGAGGCTCGTGTGTTGCCTTGCCTTCATGCTATTTGTGGCCCGTGTTTTGACTCTCTTCTAGTGGGCACCACACTAGCATGCCCCACATGTCACCGTGAAATCAATCTTGATCAGCCCCTTGATGCACTAAATCCTCCAGTCTTCCTACCTTCAATTCTTGACATGGTGTCAGCAGATGATGACATTACCAACCCTCCACCCCCATCCAGCATGGTTAGCCCCTCTGCATCGCATGTGAACAGTCGTGAGCAGCTGCTTCCACTACCACTCCTTCATAACGAGCTGGCTAGTAATTGTCGAAATCCTTATCTGTGTGCAAGCTGTGATGATAGGCAGGCAGCCACCTCCCGCTGCCGAGATTGTAACGAAGCCCTCTGTGACTCGTGTGTCCGTGCTCATCAGCGTGTTCGTCTCACTAAAGACCATTTCATTATTCGAATGCCAAACGAAGATGGCAATGGTGCTATTGGCGTTGCTGGTAATGGGAATGGGGGTGGAACAGTTCGCTCCCATTTTCCAGATGACAACTCCCATACATCTCTTAatcttgcctctcctcctccagccattCCTTCACATTCCTCTCCACGCCCTTCTGTTATTTATTGCAACTTGCATGAAGGGGAGGTGATTCGATTGTACTGCGAAATGTGCAATACTGCCATTTGTCGGGAGTGTACTCTACGTGATCATCGTGGGCATTCTTTCATTTATCTCCAAGATGCTGCAGAGAGCTCCCGCTCTGTTACGATGAAGCTACTCACTGATGCCCGAACTGGGATCCGTGCTATCGAAGACAGTATTGGTGTTACTAAACGTATGGTGGACCGTGTAGATCTTCGAGCTCAAGCTGTAGCAAGTGATGTTCGCACAACAACACGTCGCCATATATCTGCATTAGAAGATCGGGAACGAAAATTGTTACACAAAGTAGAAAGAATCCGTCAAGTTAAAGGTAAAACACTTCAGGACCAAATTGATGATTTAAGCAATGCTCTTGCAAGGCTTACCCACACTGTTGATACTCTTGGCTCTTCTGTTGACTCGGCCAACCACTTAGAACTCCTTCAAACACGAGATAAAGTTTTGGCTGAAATGAATGAATTAAGGCAAATTAAAGCCCATCTAAGCCCTCATGAAGATGATAATATTCTGTTCACTCCCCCTGATAATTCTCTTTACCAGGCTATTGGCTCAAtgggttatatttcttcctcaggATACGCTCCAAATTCTATTGCTGTTGGAAATGGACTGAAACAAGCAGTAAGAGGGAAATTAGCCACTTTtttagtgcaaggaaaagatcaTCTTGCAGACCAGAGacttgttggtggtgaccagGTGATTGTAACTCTTCATGGCCCTGATGGAATAGCTTTTAAGGCTGATGTTCAAGACCGAGGTAATGGTTCATACTTGGTGACCTATCGACCACAGTTGGAAGGCCAGCATATGATTGCTGTGCTTATGCGTGGAATGCATATACAGGGATCCCCATATACTGTACAAGTAAAATCTGGTCGAAGTTATGCCAATGTGGGCCCTGTACTTCTCACCATAGGAGGCGAAGGAGAGGGCGATGGTCAGTTATGCCGTCCATGGGGAGTGTGCTGTGATAAAGATGGGTATATCATCATTGCTGACCGTAGTAACAACCGTATACAAGTTTTCAGTCCGGATGGCAGCTTTCACCACTGCTTTGGAACTGCTGGCTCACGACCAGGACAGTTTGATAGACCTGCTGGTGTGGCAGCAGATCAAATGGGAAGAATTATTGTGGCTGATAAGGATAATCATCGTATTCAAGTGTTTACTTTCGATGGATCCTTTCTATTCAAGTTTGGTGAGAAGGGTAGCAAAAATGGACAATTCAATTATCCCTGGGATGTTGCAACCAATGCAGAAGGTCATATTGCAGTCTCTGATACCCGAAATCACCGTGTCCAGATCTTTCGACATGATGGCACATTTTTGAATAAGTATGGGTTTGAGGGTGCACTTTGGAAACACTTCGACTCACCACGTGGTGTTTGCTTCAACCCTGAAGGTCACATTGTTGTCACAGACTTCAATAATCATCGACTTCTTGTGATTCATCCAGATTTTCAGTCGGCCAGGTTTCTTGGAAATGAAGGTTCAGCATCAGGACAGTTCTTGAGACCACAAGGTATAGCTATTGATCAGGAAGGACACATTGTTGTGGCAGATTCTCGAAATCACCGCATTCAAGTATTCCATCCCAATGGTAATTTCATGTGCAAGTTTGGAATGCCTGGATCTGCACCAGGGCAGCTTGACCGCCCTAGTGGAATCTGCATTTCTCCAGATGGTTACATCATTGTGGTGGACTTTGGTAACAACCGGGTGCAGGTGTTCTGA
- the LOC139751874 gene encoding lipid scramblase CLPTM1L, translating into MVFGYQLPSLTTIICGVFVAYVIQSTWTLGQLFIPPDCPNPAQCLHPLIAHNPKLQLLAFTSQKQMPEYASDLRLVHRVQQFDYETEQESSVVVPVPKRVRNNGTLYLHLFLTSRGVDPEDWGSVVNDELSVYAFAYLTQYHVPDATTFNLLGEDKKDTKASSQSQRPVTHFQSLVVFNVLTDAVSLPKKEMPYDIGHGLRLDHKGRYLPVLHVDRLSARLRDLVELKPSSIEANLTLRYAPISYGKLRLWMQFEGALTPMAKLGFTPRDLDEVKGIFSDTNLYFLFITFLVAALHMLFDFLAFKNDISFWRSRKTMAGISTSSVAWRAVSQIIIFLYLMDENTSMLVLVPAGIGGIIELWKVTKAFHIKFEGWCPRFHTSRTSAETATQELDSQGFKYLSFLLYPLVAGGAVYSLMYTPHKSWYSWVINSLVNGVYAFGFLFMLPQLFINYKLKSVAHLPWKAFMYKAFNTFIDDLFAFIITMPTAHRVACFRDDVVFLIYLVQRWLYPVDKTRVNEFGESWEEQQKSKKE; encoded by the exons ATGGTATTTGGCTACCAGCTCCCTTCCCTGACAACTATTATATGTGGTGTCTTTGTTGCCTATGTTATACAGTCTACATGGACTTTAGGGcaactcttcatcccaccagactGCCCAAATCCAGCACAATGCTTACATCCACTTATTGCCCATAATCCGAAGCTACAG TTGCTGGCATTTACATCacagaaacaaatgcctgagtatGCCAGTGACCTTCGATTAGTACATCGTGTGCAGCAATTTGATTATGAAACAGAACAGGAATCATCAGTTGTGGTACCAGTGCCCAAGAGAGTGCGAAACAATGGGACACTCTATCTCCATTTGTTTTTGACTTCACGTGGAGTTGATCCAGAG GACTGGGGAAGTGTGGTAAATGATGAGCTGTCAGTGTATGCATTTGCATACTTGACACAGTACCATGTTCCTGATGCCACAACTTTCAACTTGTTGGGTGAAGATAAAAAG GATACAAAGGCGTCTTCCCAGAGTCAGAGGCCAGTGACACATTTCCAGTCTTTGGTAGTGTTTAATGTACTGACTGATGCTGTCAGTCTTCCAAAAAAAGAGATGCCATATGATATTGGTCATGGTCTCAG GTTAGATCACAAGGGTCGTTACTTACCAGTACTTCATGTAGACCGCCTGAGTGCTCGTCTTCGTGATCTGGTAGAATTAAAGCCATCATCTATTGAAGCAAACCTTACTCTTAGATATGCTCCTATTTCATATGGAAAGTTAAG ATTGTGGATGCAGTTTGAGGGAGCCCTTACACCAATGGCTAAATTGGGCTTCACTCCCAGAGATCTGGATGAAGTGAAGGGCATTTTTTCAGACACAAATCTCTACTTCCTTTTCATAACCTTCCTTGTTGCTGCACTCCAT ATGCTGTTTGATTTCCTAGCCTTCAAAAATGATATATCATTTTGGCGAAGCCGTAAAACCATGGCTGGGATCTCTACATCTTCAGTAGCATGGCGTGCTGTTTCCCAGATAATCATCTTTTTGTATCTAATGGATGAGAACACAAGTATGTTGGTTTTGGTGCCTGCTGGAATTGGAGGAATCATAGAA CTGTGGAAAGTTACAAAAGCCTTTCACATAAAGTTTGAAGGTTGGTGTCCAAGATTCCACACCTCCAGGACTTCAGCTGAGACTGCTACACAGGAGCTAGACTCTCAGGGGTTCAAGTATCTCTCTTTTTTGCTCTACCCATTAGTGGCAGGGGGTGCTGTCTATTCTCTCATGTATACTCCACATAAGAG TTGGTACTCATGGGTAATCAACAGTCTGGTGAATGGTGTCTATGCCTTTGGGTTTTTGTTCATGCTTCCACAGTTATTTATCAACTACAAACTGAAAAGTGTAGCACATCTACCATGGAAAGCCTTCATGTATAAG GCCTTCAACACATTTATAGATGACCTCTTTGCGTTCATCATTACAATGCCAACAGCCCATAGAGTTGCTTGTTTCAGAGATGATGTGGTATTTCTCATTTATCTTGTGCAGAGATG GTTGTATCCTGTTGACAAGACCCGTGTAAATGAATTTGGGGAATCAtgggaggagcagcagaagaGCAAAAAGGAATAA